Proteins co-encoded in one Carassius carassius chromosome 35, fCarCar2.1, whole genome shotgun sequence genomic window:
- the LOC132115897 gene encoding zinc finger protein ZIC 4-like yields MSVDALGSPVMDPAFSKRNTTLRLVDLAGAHHHHHHHHHTPQSVTGFPGFSSHPHSMAHSHPGEMTAEPRLGPSPFGPEHMGHSAALKISPTHHYPHHHHHHNHHIAGHSEVVSSQTGAFGPVQAATVPYSMSHTAQALSAGRDFLIRRDLTAQAMPVLTDQTSGSASHHGMFVSTTGSYPGHYGHHPDPGNHTLFHGLHHEQPSTGAPGGQALNGQIRLGIPAEMYVRSDHLSQVASSRADPFAASPLHGYGGLNLNMNLSAHHHHGAGAFFRYMRQPIKQELICKWLEPEHSAKKLCSKTYSTMHELVTHVTVEHVGGPEQANHICFWEECPREGKPFKAKYKLVNHIRVHTGEKPFPCPFPGCGKVFARSENLKIHKRTHTGEKPFKCEFDGCDRRFANSSDRKKHSHVHTSDKPYNCKVRGCDKSYTHPSSLRKHMKVHCKSPPPSSGYESSTPSLVSPSLDLGREPAPSALSEPLSSSSQPANLSEWYVCHSSGANGPQTPPSGSSTPGHTEGPMYGNTERRDAF; encoded by the exons ATGAGCGTGGATGCTTTGGGAAGCCCTGTGATGGACCCCGCGTTTTCCAAACGGAACACGACGCTGAGATTAGTTGACTTGGCAGGGGCTCAccaccatcaccatcatcaccaccatACCCCTCAGAGCGTGACAGGCTTCCCGGGGTTCAGCAGCCATCCACACTCAATGGCTCACTCGCACCCTGGGGAGATGACTGCGGAACCCCGCCTGGGGCCGAGTCCATTCGGGCCAGAACACATGGGGCACTCCGCGGCCCTCAAAATCAGCCCAACCCATCATTATCCccaccaccatcaccaccacAATCATCATATTGCAGGCCACAGTGAAGTGGTCTCCAGTCAAACGGGAGCTTTTGGGCCGGTGCAGGCGGCAACGGTCCCGTACTCTATGTCTCATACGGCCCAGGCGCTATCCGCAGGTAGGGACTTCCTCATTCGCCGAGATTTGACAGCTCAAGCCATGCCCGTGCTGACCGACCAGACATCTGGTTCAGCCTCTCACCACGGAATGTTTGTCTCAACAACAGGTAGCTATCCGGGACACTATGGTCATCACCCCGACCCTGGGAACCATACGCTCTTCCATGGACTTCATCACGAGCAGCCATCTACCGGAGCACCAGGTGGCCAAGCCTTGAACGGACAAATAAGGTTAGGAATACCTGCCGAAATGTACGTTCGGTCTGATCATTTGAGTCAAGTAGCGAGCTCCAGGGCAGACCCGTTTGCTGCTTCTCCTCTGCACGGATACGGCGGGCTCAATCTGAACATGAATCTCAGCGCACATCACCACCACGGAGCTGGCGCGTTTTTCCGATACATGAGGCAGCCGATCAAGCAAGAGCTCATCTGCAAGTGGCTGGAGCCCGAGCACTCGGCGAAAAAACTTTGCTCCAAAACTTACAGCACCATGCACGAGCTAGTGACACATGTGACGGTGGAGCACGTCGGAGGACCGGAGCAAGCGAACCATATCTGTTTTTGGGAAGAGTGTCCGCGAGAGGGAAAGCCGTTTAAAGCAAAGTACAAACTTGTGAATCACATCAGAGTgcacaccggagagaaaccgtTTCCGTGTCCGTTCCCCGGCTGTggaaaagtatttgccagatcgGAAAACTTGAAAATACACAAGAGGACGCACACAG gtgAAAAGCCTTTCAAATGCGAGTTTGACGGCTGTGACAGACGGTTCGCCAACAGCAGTGACAGGAAAAAGCATTCCCACGTACACACTAGTGATAAGCCGTACAACTGCAAAGTCAGAGGTTGTGACAAATCGTACACTCATCCCAGCTCTTTGAGAAAACACATGAAGGTGCACTGCAAGTCTCCACCTCCGAGTTCGGGTTACGAATCATCGACTCCATCTCTTGTTTCTCCTTCATTGGACTTGGGAAGGGAGCCAGCTCCCTCTGCGCTCTCTGAGCCGCTCTCATCATCGTCCCAGCCGGCCAATTTAAGCGAATGGTACGTGTGTCACAGCTCCGGTGCCAATGGCCCTCAGACCCCACCCAGCGGTTCATCCACACCGGGCCATACAGAGGGGCCAATGTACGGCAATACTGAACGGAGGGACGCCTTCTAG